In the genome of Ctenopharyngodon idella isolate HZGC_01 chromosome 16, HZGC01, whole genome shotgun sequence, the window TTTGTCTTACAGCACTTTAAAAGACCACGACTTTGTTTTCTCCTGTCGGAAGCGCCGTCTTCTGTTCGCCCAAGCCATTACGTCAACTCTGGAGACGGGTAGGAATGGCGTCCATGTGAGCCCCGCTGACGCCCTCGCTGAACCTGATCTTGACGAAAGCATCATAGCTGGTCTTCCTAGCTCACCACAAACTAATGACTTGACGGAAGAGAACTTCCAGTCGCCTGTGAGAGCAGGAAAGCACGTCCTGGACACGCCCTCGCTCACGCCCGCACTGGAGGACAGCGGCTTCAGCTCTCTCGGCCTGGATAAATCACATGACTCCTCGCTGGATCATGATGGCTCTTTCCAGGAGCTGGTGCTGCCGACCGGCTCAGGCGGCCGAGACAAGAGACGCTCGCGGCTGGAGAGACAGCGGAGACTGTCCACGCTCCGAGAGGGCGGCTCGCAGTCGGAGGACGGGCCCAGAGAGCAACGGACGGGATGCGGTGAACCGCACAAAGACGAGGTGTTTTTAGACGGAACCCCGCTGAGCGCCGCCATGCTGAAGATGCAGGATCTGTCTCTGACGCCAGCGCTGCAGGCCGTACACGCCATCAGCCGCCGCAGCACACGTGACCTGCAGCAGCAGACCAGTCTGGAGGAGCTGCTGCGTGACGGACCCATCAGAACCAGCCTGCCTCTGTCAGGACTCATCGGCCGCAAGATGGGTCTGGACAAGGTGGACGTGATCTCAGAACTGAGGATGAGAAACCTGAGACATGTGCTAGCTGTTATCTTGAGTCTTCTGTCTGCAGCTGACATCTACAGGTTAGTTATGGTCAGATATTCGTCATTATTTTGGTGTTTGAagctcaataataataataataataataaggcaTGCGGTTGTTGGCAGGTTTGGCCAGGTGTCTGATGACTGGAACGACGTTATCACAGAAGACAAGAAAGCCACTCACAGGAGAAGAAGCCACATCAGAGAGCTCAAGATCGCACTGGAGGTGAGGTGATGTGTGCGTTTAACCTTAAAGGATtcgttcacttcagaattaaaatttcctgataatttactcacctccatgtcatccaagatgttcatgtgtttctttcttaagtggaaaagaaatgaaggtttttgaggaaaacattccaggatttttctccatatagtggacttcactggggttcaacgggttgagctcgtcttgcactgctttgTGAtagccacacattacgtaatcacgttggaaaggtcacgcgtgacgtaggcagaagtacggatccagtgtctacaaagtgaacgtaCAAAGACTAAGTCGGCCTTtgcaaaaaaaggtaaaacgatgtcggacgattttgaagttggaggagaaaatgggatggag includes:
- the fbxo43 gene encoding F-box only protein 43, giving the protein MEGAQVNGSGRMDRVYTPRKDRHPNGTKATVLLHRKDQSWSKDSIKEPKREPSAWCETPKLIRKDVTLRRRLLVSRSSSDGSGFTTPGEIAKDHLTRESFDSPDISPTGPLSYSTLKDHDFVFSCRKRRLLFAQAITSTLETGRNGVHVSPADALAEPDLDESIIAGLPSSPQTNDLTEENFQSPVRAGKHVLDTPSLTPALEDSGFSSLGLDKSHDSSLDHDGSFQELVLPTGSGGRDKRRSRLERQRRLSTLREGGSQSEDGPREQRTGCGEPHKDEVFLDGTPLSAAMLKMQDLSLTPALQAVHAISRRSTRDLQQQTSLEELLRDGPIRTSLPLSGLIGRKMGLDKVDVISELRMRNLRHVLAVILSLLSAADIYRFGQVSDDWNDVITEDKKATHRRRSHIRELKIALEGGKPAHVPDADTRAALVCRSALGSVQAQARTPHTHPPCTPTHGTGRHCSSKRMQFLQVAETLFSDEYLKLCPRCQHPARCHSLRGEGLCSWSDCRFHFCTSCLCAFHGSKDCAHLSAKRRSKRDVLPGSAQSKRNVRRL